Proteins found in one Paenibacillus dendritiformis genomic segment:
- a CDS encoding O-antigen ligase family protein, translating into MNEKSERNGGWTAAAAGVAAGILLLTLWLNGLFYNGDTVVLSVLMCAAAIALLLIRRAVLSPAILLPLVLLAAYGIVRFLDPASVHGTHMQIIRYAMYTGWTVAISAFFCGRSSDSAWKKGLQALLVVGAINSLSALLMLGGWLPYEAGVMTSENVEISAWGFRLGGFLQYPNTLGAVTGAFLLLQLYLVQTASGFRARMAAMLPVLPHMAVLMLTESRGSWLVVAFVWTVGLLFLHKKRRAYILLTARSAAWGFVGAASAASLWPEHRDMIPLAVAAAWAGSIGGEALLHRLRHSRRLGIVCSFLIAAAPAVLGLLLMPQGASERLTDHYATAGARTQFYRDALILWREHPWFGAGGDAWRQQFARIQSEPYVGKEVHSSFFDLLLDVGVIGTAPALMLAAAALYTAWRRHQGLAMAAAVLLLHSAVDFDMAFGFFALLLLALLALAAGAGEPGHGRPLLRIGRTASLLLALPLGAAGLLAAVHAAAQPLADADGMLALKLTPADTGLRIAVSRALPPEEAVALLAEGGRYERSGFALYRELALASSGLGRAAEEAGYWREAIACAPFDRDLRTEAIERLAEQARHAAIAGARDKAKILAAAAEDMYHRYEAEVQRVASMPNAANDKHFAMTEEARRAYMAIVPLLGFNSDRR; encoded by the coding sequence CGGTTGTGCTCTCCGTTCTGATGTGTGCGGCGGCTATCGCGCTCCTTCTGATCAGGCGCGCAGTTCTATCCCCTGCCATTCTGCTGCCGCTCGTTCTCCTGGCCGCCTATGGCATCGTCCGCTTCCTCGATCCGGCGAGCGTGCACGGCACCCACATGCAGATAATCCGCTATGCGATGTACACCGGGTGGACGGTGGCGATATCCGCGTTTTTTTGCGGGCGCAGCTCTGACTCGGCGTGGAAAAAAGGACTGCAAGCGCTCCTCGTCGTTGGCGCCATCAACAGCCTGAGCGCGCTCCTGATGCTGGGCGGATGGCTTCCTTATGAAGCCGGTGTCATGACAAGCGAGAACGTCGAAATCTCCGCCTGGGGATTCCGCCTGGGCGGCTTCCTGCAATATCCGAACACCCTCGGAGCGGTAACGGGCGCTTTTCTGCTCCTTCAGCTTTATCTTGTCCAGACCGCTTCCGGCTTCCGGGCGCGTATGGCAGCGATGCTGCCCGTCCTTCCTCACATGGCCGTCCTGATGCTGACGGAGTCCCGGGGCTCGTGGCTGGTCGTCGCGTTTGTATGGACTGTCGGGCTGTTGTTTTTGCATAAAAAACGGCGCGCTTATATCTTGTTAACCGCCCGCTCGGCAGCCTGGGGATTCGTCGGGGCCGCGAGCGCCGCTTCCTTGTGGCCGGAGCATCGCGATATGATTCCGTTAGCCGTGGCGGCGGCCTGGGCCGGATCAATAGGGGGAGAAGCGCTGCTTCACCGTCTGCGGCATTCCCGCCGGCTCGGAATCGTATGCTCGTTCTTGATTGCGGCGGCACCTGCTGTGCTTGGTCTGCTGCTGATGCCGCAGGGGGCATCCGAGCGCCTAACGGATCATTATGCGACCGCAGGCGCGCGGACGCAGTTCTACCGCGATGCGCTGATCTTGTGGCGGGAGCATCCGTGGTTCGGCGCTGGCGGAGATGCTTGGCGGCAGCAGTTCGCGCGCATTCAGAGCGAGCCCTATGTCGGCAAAGAAGTCCACAGCAGCTTCTTCGATCTGCTCCTCGACGTCGGCGTCATCGGAACGGCGCCCGCGCTCATGCTGGCCGCGGCGGCGCTTTATACTGCTTGGCGCCGTCACCAAGGGCTGGCCATGGCCGCGGCCGTGCTCCTGCTGCATAGCGCAGTCGACTTCGACATGGCCTTCGGCTTCTTCGCGCTGCTGCTCCTTGCCTTGCTGGCGCTTGCAGCAGGCGCCGGCGAGCCGGGCCATGGAAGGCCGCTCCTGCGCATCGGCCGCACGGCGTCGCTTCTGCTGGCGCTGCCGCTGGGCGCCGCAGGCTTGCTGGCGGCTGTGCACGCCGCAGCCCAGCCGCTCGCGGACGCCGACGGCATGCTGGCGCTGAAGCTGACGCCAGCCGACACCGGGCTTCGCATCGCGGTGTCGCGGGCCTTGCCGCCGGAAGAGGCCGTCGCCCTGCTCGCGGAAGGCGGCCGCTATGAACGGAGCGGCTTCGCGCTCTACCGCGAGCTTGCCTTGGCCAGCAGCGGCCTCGGCCGGGCGGCGGAGGAGGCCGGCTATTGGCGGGAGGCCATCGCCTGCGCCCCGTTCGACCGCGACCTGCGAACGGAAGCGATTGAGCGGCTGGCCGAGCAGGCCCGCCACGCCGCAATTGCCGGCGCCCGCGACAAGGCCAAAATATTGGCGGCGGCTGCCGAAGACATGTACCATCGCTATGAAGCCGAGGTACAGCGCGTTGCATCGATGCCGAATGCCGCCAATGACAAGCATTTTGCGATGACCGAGGAGGCCAGGCGCGCGTACATGGCCATCGTGCCTCTGCTCGGCTTCAACAGCGACCGGCGATAA
- a CDS encoding D-2-hydroxyacid dehydrogenase → MICLHGLAPEQEASIREAAPDWHIIFGRPKDLDPAEFGDAEVILGWCDAAQETGLAPGSKLRWIQLWSSGADYMPFEKLKQREVMLTTASGVHPVPMAETVFAMLLAFTRELPRAIRNQTRRHWDKAGRFTELNGRTMAVIGLGSIGTEIARLAQAFGMRVIGVRRTARPADHVDAVHTLDKLDEALAASDVIVNVLPKTTETDGLFDEVRFAAMKRGAFFVNVGRGASVRTDALVQALTKGHLAGAGLDVFETEPLPEDHPLWAMDNVIITPHTGGNTDRLKEKVTALFLENLAAYLDTGSPARNLVDYDRQY, encoded by the coding sequence ATGATATGTCTGCACGGACTGGCGCCTGAGCAGGAAGCCAGTATCCGGGAAGCGGCGCCGGATTGGCATATAATCTTCGGCCGTCCGAAGGATCTGGATCCGGCCGAATTCGGCGATGCCGAAGTGATACTCGGCTGGTGCGATGCCGCCCAAGAGACAGGATTGGCGCCCGGAAGCAAGCTTCGTTGGATCCAATTATGGTCATCCGGAGCCGATTATATGCCGTTCGAGAAGCTGAAGCAGCGGGAGGTTATGCTGACCACCGCGAGCGGGGTCCATCCCGTCCCGATGGCCGAGACAGTGTTCGCCATGCTGCTCGCCTTCACGCGCGAGCTCCCGCGCGCGATTCGCAATCAAACGCGCCGCCATTGGGATAAGGCAGGCCGCTTCACCGAGCTGAACGGCCGCACGATGGCCGTTATCGGACTCGGCAGCATCGGCACCGAGATCGCCCGCCTGGCCCAAGCCTTCGGCATGCGCGTCATCGGCGTGCGCCGAACTGCTCGCCCGGCGGACCATGTCGATGCCGTCCATACGCTGGACAAGCTGGACGAGGCGCTTGCCGCCAGCGACGTCATCGTCAACGTGCTCCCGAAAACCACGGAGACGGACGGCTTGTTCGACGAAGTCCGCTTTGCCGCCATGAAGCGAGGCGCCTTCTTCGTGAATGTCGGACGCGGCGCGTCGGTTCGCACCGATGCGCTCGTCCAGGCCCTGACGAAGGGCCATCTGGCCGGCGCAGGCCTGGACGTGTTCGAGACCGAACCGCTTCCGGAAGATCATCCCCTCTGGGCGATGGACAACGTGATCATCACGCCCCATACCGGAGGGAATACCGACCGTCTGAAGGAAAAAGTCACGGCGTTATTCCTCGAGAATCTGGCGGCCTACCTCGACACGGGCTCCCCCGCCCGCAATCTCGTCGATTACGACCGCCAATACTGA